Proteins from a single region of Desulfobacteraceae bacterium:
- a CDS encoding HAMP domain-containing histidine kinase, producing the protein MYRSKWFFHPVFVFICSTLALGLSLFLYIYWYIAVSQGLNALIQNFNLDRDQVLEPQTWLVILVLSLLVGLILLGIFIIFVYNQKIIMLYRLQHNFINNFTHELKTPVTSIKLYLETFLKHELPRPDLIRYTGFMLQDVARLSDNINRILNLAKIETKTYSGEFVILDLVTVVERFSRNNSHLFRNCLITIQNPGGRAFLYRINVSLFEMLLMNLITNAIKYNNSETPKVEITFLQRKHKLLLQFKDNGLGIQKTELHKIFRKFYQVGSSENLAVRGSGLGLYLAQNVARIHKGRLSAQSPGPGLGAVFTLALPFHD; encoded by the coding sequence ATGTATCGCTCCAAGTGGTTTTTTCATCCGGTTTTTGTCTTTATCTGCTCAACCCTTGCCCTGGGACTGTCCTTATTTCTCTATATTTACTGGTACATCGCCGTGAGCCAGGGCCTCAATGCCCTCATTCAGAATTTCAACCTGGACCGCGACCAGGTCCTCGAGCCCCAAACCTGGCTGGTCATTCTGGTTCTCAGTCTGCTGGTGGGCCTGATTCTGCTGGGAATATTCATCATTTTTGTCTATAATCAAAAAATTATCATGCTTTACCGGCTTCAGCACAATTTTATCAACAACTTCACCCACGAACTCAAGACCCCGGTAACCTCGATTAAATTGTATCTGGAGACCTTTCTCAAGCACGAACTTCCCCGGCCGGATCTCATCCGGTATACCGGCTTCATGCTCCAGGACGTCGCCCGGCTATCGGACAACATCAACCGGATTCTGAACCTCGCCAAGATCGAAACCAAGACCTACAGCGGTGAGTTCGTCATATTGGACTTGGTCACGGTGGTGGAACGCTTCAGCCGCAACAACAGTCATCTATTTCGCAACTGCCTCATAACGATACAAAACCCCGGCGGTCGGGCCTTTCTTTATCGCATCAACGTGAGCCTGTTCGAAATGCTGCTGATGAACCTGATCACCAACGCTATTAAATACAACAATTCCGAAACCCCCAAAGTCGAAATCACTTTTTTGCAGCGCAAACACAAACTGCTGCTTCAGTTTAAAGACAATGGTTTGGGGATTCAAAAAACTGAGCTTCACAAAATTTTTCGAAAGTTCTATCAGGTGGGGAGTTCGGAAAACCTGGCGGTTCGGGGCAGCGGATTGGGACTGTATCTCGCCCAGAATGTGGCCCGGATTCACAAGGGGCGCCTCAGCGCCCAAAGCCCTGGCCCGGGTTTGGGCGCCGTCTTTACGTTGGCCCTGCCGTTTCACGATTGA